A DNA window from uncultured Methanoregula sp. contains the following coding sequences:
- a CDS encoding cation transporter, with product MAGDETGNGNGDTEESRQQLVFTGLIIDILILIPESIVVIMSHSATLLSDVIKGANEILATTFALLIIRHVTLGGKFTYDYGMGKFESLTRIITGAVMLVSLVILLLFTTHRILVPEHMDISAAAIAIPLMLIASIADAYHWKKNLARAQHDPTPIMEAQWRLRRAKTISDLLILSALVLSVLFIHESWAMYIDPVVSFVIIGFLLLAGYREISSSLPDLFDKTLEEELQLLILRELSSSFHRYHEFHGVRSRRSGTRIYIEIFLGFDPDQRMGNVQDFIDFLKRSLEDQIPGSVVCIIPTTGDDTRSAA from the coding sequence ATGGCGGGCGATGAGACCGGCAACGGCAATGGCGACACGGAAGAATCCCGGCAGCAGCTGGTATTCACCGGTCTTATCATCGATATCCTGATCCTCATACCGGAGAGCATCGTCGTCATAATGTCCCACTCTGCCACCCTTCTCTCCGACGTGATCAAGGGTGCAAACGAGATCCTTGCAACCACGTTTGCGCTCCTCATCATCCGGCACGTGACGCTCGGGGGCAAATTCACGTACGATTACGGCATGGGAAAGTTCGAGTCCTTAACCAGGATCATCACCGGTGCCGTGATGCTTGTCTCGCTTGTGATCCTCCTGCTCTTCACTACCCACAGGATCCTCGTCCCGGAGCATATGGACATTTCTGCAGCAGCCATCGCGATTCCCCTGATGCTTATTGCCAGTATCGCGGACGCGTACCACTGGAAGAAGAACCTTGCCCGTGCACAGCACGATCCAACCCCCATCATGGAAGCGCAGTGGCGCCTCCGGCGGGCAAAGACCATCTCCGACCTGCTCATCCTCAGCGCACTCGTACTCTCGGTTCTCTTTATCCACGAGAGCTGGGCGATGTATATCGACCCGGTGGTCTCGTTTGTGATCATCGGGTTCCTGCTGCTCGCGGGATACCGGGAGATCTCCTCCTCCCTTCCCGATCTTTTCGACAAGACCCTTGAGGAAGAACTCCAGCTTCTTATTTTGCGGGAACTGAGCTCGTCGTTCCACCGGTACCATGAATTCCACGGTGTCCGATCCCGCAGGTCGGGGACACGGATCTACATCGAGATCTTCCTTGGCTTTGATCCGGACCAGAGGATGGGGAATGTGCAGGATTTCATCGATTTCCTGAAACGTTCACTCGAAGATCAGATCCCCGGCAGCGTTGTCTGTATCATTCCCACCACCGGGGATGACACGCGTTCTGCCGCGTAA
- a CDS encoding TetR/AcrR family transcriptional regulator has translation MPRILPEYKEEVKKKVIEAAFSLFLRKGFHATTMDEIARQLGVTKPALYQYFPGKEELYAAVAERARGEFKGILERSYQGRTLSDGSAALFDALLSYVPQFNGMYSEMLLLAVHNGSIRTVLQQDRREDIRVIEQFIQKKQETGLISSRLEPRTLALACDALANGLLMDVMMGMDKEEAKAVWVASVKKLARAETR, from the coding sequence ATGCCCCGCATCTTACCGGAATACAAGGAGGAAGTGAAGAAGAAAGTCATCGAAGCGGCGTTCAGCCTCTTCCTCCGGAAGGGATTCCATGCCACGACCATGGATGAAATAGCCCGGCAGCTCGGTGTCACAAAGCCGGCCCTGTACCAGTATTTCCCCGGCAAAGAGGAACTGTATGCTGCAGTGGCGGAGCGGGCCCGGGGGGAGTTCAAGGGAATCCTGGAACGCTCGTACCAGGGCCGGACCCTGAGCGACGGGAGTGCAGCACTCTTCGATGCCCTGCTCAGTTATGTGCCGCAGTTCAATGGCATGTATTCCGAGATGCTCCTCCTTGCCGTGCACAACGGGAGCATCCGGACCGTGCTCCAGCAGGATCGCCGGGAGGATATCCGGGTGATCGAACAGTTCATTCAGAAAAAGCAGGAGACGGGGCTCATATCGTCCCGGCTCGAACCCAGAACCCTTGCCCTTGCCTGCGATGCGCTGGCAAACGGTCTCCTCATGGACGTCATGATGGGCATGGACAAAGAGGAGGCAAAAGCCGTCTGGGTGGCCTCGGTTAAGAAACTGGCCAGGGCCGAAACGAGATAA